From a single Brassica rapa cultivar Chiifu-401-42 chromosome A01, CAAS_Brap_v3.01, whole genome shotgun sequence genomic region:
- the LOC103859099 gene encoding F-box protein SKIP27, with product MIHYLHLIGEFWFCSVAKVAEWFLETIFLRNFLSGGGRTMKSKLDGEEEELELGLGSVTFTRGLGRKRVLFSSRVGESLLEIPATESTPVKRQRSRTTNVSLSSERSCLESLPQELLIRVVCGVDHEDLKSLNIVSKSIREASLIAKELHFSYTTPKKTRASRNQLAFEDSSQQVEDVEPPNAPVRHRWTKAKRKEELSNVSVALFT from the exons ATGATTCATTATCTACATTTGATCGGTGAGTTTTGGTTCTGCAGCGTTGCTAAAGTAGCCGAGTGGTTCTTGGAAACTATATTTCTCAGGAACTTTCTTAGTGGAGGAGGAAGAACAATGAAGTCGAAGCTAGACGGTGAGGAAGAGGAGTTAGAGTTAGGATTAGGTTCGGTGACGTTCACGAGAGGGCTAGGGAGAAAAAGGGTTTTGTTTTCAAGTAGAGTCGGAGAATCTTTGCTCGAGATTCCGGCAACTGAATCGACCCCCGTGAAGAGACAAAGAAGCAGAACTACTAATGTTTCGTTGTCTTCTGAGAGATCTTGCCTTGAATCTCTGCCTCAAGAACTCTTG attcGAGTGGTTTGTGGTGTGGATCATGAGGATCTGAAAAGTCTAAATATTGTATCTAAATCAATCAGAGAAGCT AGTTTGATAGCAAAAGAGTTACACTTTTCATATACCACACCCAAAAAGACTCGAGCTTCTCGAAACCAACTAGCTTTTGAGGATTCGAGCCAGCAAGTGGAAGATGTCGAGCCTCCTAACGCACCGGTTCGCCATCGTTGGACCAAGGCTAAGAGGAAAGAGGAGCTGTCTAATGTCTCTGTGGCATTGTTTACTTGA